The Pantanalinema sp. sequence CTCGACCCTTGCCGCCCTCGCTCTGGCGCAGCCCGCCATGGCCGGGCTGCCGGCGCAGGATGCCCTGAGCGGGGTTCGCGTGGAGCAGCGCCTGGGGCAGCGCATCCCGCTCGACCTCGAATTTCGGGACGAGGCCGGCCGACCGGTTTCGCTCGGCGATTACACGGGCGCCAGGCCCGTGATCCTCTCGCTGGTGTACTTCGAGTGCCCGAACCTCTGCACCTACGTTCTCAATGGCCTGGTCAAGAGTTTGCTCGCGCAATCCTTCGACGTGGGCAAGGATGTCACGGTGCTGTCGGTGAGCATCGACCCCACCGAGACCCCCGCGCTCGCCGCGCTCAAGAAGCGTACCTACCTCAGGCGCTACGATCGCGCCGGGGCTGAGGACGGCTGGCACTTCCTGACCGGTTCGCAGCCGTCGATCCGCGCGCTGGCCGATGCGCTCGGCTTCCGGTACGCCTACGATCCCGAGACGCGCCAGTACGCCCACCCGAGCGCGATCGCCCTGCTGACCCCGAAGGGGGCGATCGCGCGCTACTTCTTCGGGATCGAGTACGCTCCGCTGGACCTGCGCCTGGGGATCGTGGAGGCCGCATCCGAGCACATCGGCACGCCGATCGATCAGGTGCTCTTGCGCTGTTACCGCTACGATCCCATCACCGGCCGCTACGGCCTGGCGATCATGGAGCTGCTGCGACTCGGGGCGATCGCCACGCTGCTGCTGCTCGCGGCCTTCATTCTCGCCATGGGTCGCAGGGAGCGCCGCAAGCGATCGCAGCACCCCTCGGAGGGCGGGGAATGATGAACTTTCCGCTGTTCCCGGATCGGGCCTCGAGCATGGCGTGGCAAGTGGACGCCATCTTCTTCGTCCTGCTCGTGCTCAGCTCGCTCATCGTGCTGGGCGTGGCCATTGCCATCGTCTACTTCGGGATCAAGTACCGCCGCGGATCCCAGGCGGATCGCACGCACCGGATCCGGCACCCGCTCGGGCTCGAGATTGCCTGGACGGTCGTTCCCTTCGGGATCTTCCTGTTCCTCTTCGGCTGGGGGGCGAGCGTGTACTTCGACATCCGGCGTCCGCCGGCCGACGCGCTCGAGATCGCCGTGGTCGCCAAGCAGTGGATGTGGAAATTCGAGCATCCCGGGGGCCAGCGCGAGATCAACGCCCTCCACGTGCCCGTGGGGCGTTCGATCAAGCTCACGATGATCTCGCAGGACGTCATCCACGACCTGTTCGTCCCCGCCTTCCGCCTCAAGCAGGACGTCTTGCCCGGCCGATACTTGACCCTCTGGTTCACCGCCACCCAGGAGGGTAGCTTTCGCTTCTTCTGCTCCCAGTTCTGCGGGACCGAGCACGCCTCGATGGGAGGGTGGGTGGTGGTCATGGCGCCCGACGCCTACGCGCGCTGGCTCGCCGTATGGGAGGCGCAGGACACCACGGCGCTCGCCGGCGCCAAGCTCTTCGCCCGGCTCGGCTGCGCGGGCTGTCACGGGGCGAACGCTGCCGTGCGCGCCCCGGCGCTCGCCGGGCTGTACGGCAAGCCCGTGCCGCTCGTCGGTGGGGGCTTCACCCGCGCCGACGAGCGATACCTTCGCGACTCGATTCTTTTGCCCGCTTCGCAGGTCGTGGCGGGCTACGCGCCCATCATGCCGAGCTACCAGGGCCAGATCGGCGAAGCAGAGGTCCTCCAGCTGGTCGCTTATCTAAAGACGCTGAAAAACGAGGAAAGGACCCGCCCATGAACGCTGAACCGACGCTCCCCGAGCGCCACTACCTCGGCGCTGGCTCGACCGTCCGCTCCTGGCTCCTGACGACCGATCACAAGCGAATCGCGTGGCTCTACATGGTGACCCTCACCCTGTTCTTCCTGGTCGGCGGGGCCGCAGCGACCCTCATCCGCTTCGAGCTGGCCACCCCTGAGGGGCGCATGCTGGACGCCGAGACGTACAACCGCATGTTCAGCATGCACGGCGTGGTGATGGTCTGGTTCTTTCTGATCCCCTCGATCCCGGCGGTGCTCGGCAACTTCCTGCTGCCCTTGATGATCGGGGCGAAGGACCTGGCATTCCCGCGCTTGAACCTATTCAGTTGGTACCTTTACGTCGGCGGCGGCCTCTTCAC is a genomic window containing:
- a CDS encoding SCO family protein, with the translated sequence MGARAWFVSTLAALALAQPAMAGLPAQDALSGVRVEQRLGQRIPLDLEFRDEAGRPVSLGDYTGARPVILSLVYFECPNLCTYVLNGLVKSLLAQSFDVGKDVTVLSVSIDPTETPALAALKKRTYLRRYDRAGAEDGWHFLTGSQPSIRALADALGFRYAYDPETRQYAHPSAIALLTPKGAIARYFFGIEYAPLDLRLGIVEAASEHIGTPIDQVLLRCYRYDPITGRYGLAIMELLRLGAIATLLLLAAFILAMGRRERRKRSQHPSEGGE
- the coxB gene encoding cytochrome c oxidase subunit II, with translation MNFPLFPDRASSMAWQVDAIFFVLLVLSSLIVLGVAIAIVYFGIKYRRGSQADRTHRIRHPLGLEIAWTVVPFGIFLFLFGWGASVYFDIRRPPADALEIAVVAKQWMWKFEHPGGQREINALHVPVGRSIKLTMISQDVIHDLFVPAFRLKQDVLPGRYLTLWFTATQEGSFRFFCSQFCGTEHASMGGWVVVMAPDAYARWLAVWEAQDTTALAGAKLFARLGCAGCHGANAAVRAPALAGLYGKPVPLVGGGFTRADERYLRDSILLPASQVVAGYAPIMPSYQGQIGEAEVLQLVAYLKTLKNEERTRP